The sequence TTCATCGTCTTTTCCTTTTCTAAACAGTTCCTTATCCAGCATTTCCAATGTTTCACTGTCCCATAGTCTGCATCCGTCAGGAGAAATCTCATCACCTAAAAGAATGTTTCCATCTTTATCCTTACCGAATTCAACCTTGTAGTCAACCAGAATAATACCTGCATCCGCAAAGAATTTGGTTAAAATTTCATTGATTTTTAAGGCCTTTTGGGTTAGGATATCGATTTCCTCCTGGGTAGCTATTCCCAGTGCCTTGATAATGGAATCATTAAGCATAGGGTCATGATATTCATCATCCTTAAAATCCATTTGAACGATTGGAGGGTCCAATTTGGTACCGTCATCAATTGGATATTTGCGAACAAGACTGCCTGTAGCAATGTTTCTTACAATCACTTCAATTGGAATCATTTCAAGCTTTTTTGCAAGCATGACATTAGGTTCAGGCAGGTCAATGAATTGAGTTTCAATGCCGTTTTCTTCCAATACCTTGAATATTTTTGTAGAAATTATCGCATTGTAGGCTCCCTTATTGTTCATTACCTCTTTTCTTGCACCATCACCAGCAGTCATATCATCTCTAAACTCGATAATGACCTGATTCTCGTTATCGGTGGTAAATACACTTTTTACTTTTCCGCCATTAATTAACTCTTTTTTGTCCATGATATCAACAAAATTATTAAATTATTATATTATAATTTTTGATTAAAATATTATATAAAAGTAGTTAAAAAAATAAGAAAAAATAGCAGGTTACAACTCATCGATAAATTTTTCATCACCATCATTCTGGCCGAACTTCATTCCGTTCAAATTTCCGTTAGGAAGCCTTGATATTATGATTACTGGAAATTCATCGTTTGGCCTTATGTGCATTTGATGAGTAACGTTTTGACGTGTTGTAACCTCTATCCTATAATCATTGCCATCCTTTGTCAAATCCCCGTCCAAAAAGACTTCGTTGAATGGATGGTTCAAAAGATAATCTGGAAGATTATCTTCAATATTAAAATAATCAAGCAAATCCTTTAAAATCAATCAAAATCCCCTTTATTCAATTTTGCCTGATCAGAATCATAGGAAGAACCTATCAGTTCGCCAGTATCAGAATCATACTGACGGAATCCTCCAT is a genomic window of uncultured Methanobrevibacter sp. containing:
- the purC gene encoding phosphoribosylaminoimidazolesuccinocarboxamide synthase; this translates as MDKKELINGGKVKSVFTTDNENQVIIEFRDDMTAGDGARKEVMNNKGAYNAIISTKIFKVLEENGIETQFIDLPEPNVMLAKKLEMIPIEVIVRNIATGSLVRKYPIDDGTKLDPPIVQMDFKDDEYHDPMLNDSIIKALGIATQEEIDILTQKALKINEILTKFFADAGIILVDYKVEFGKDKDGNILLGDEISPDGCRLWDSETLEMLDKELFRKGKDDEVMDAYIEVYNRIIPDDEKVI